Proteins from a genomic interval of Agrococcus sp. ARC_14:
- a CDS encoding WXG100 family type VII secretion target, with protein sequence MSDFGASYSEMESVAGKLDTGKEDISGVLKDLKSQVDTLLGEDFKTQHASGKFGEGYEELTTGLDQAIEGISDMGEALRGMMQAIQSLDEQLAGS encoded by the coding sequence ATGAGCGACTTCGGAGCTTCTTATTCTGAGATGGAGTCTGTGGCGGGCAAGCTCGACACGGGCAAGGAGGACATCTCGGGTGTGCTCAAGGACCTGAAGAGCCAGGTCGACACGCTGCTGGGTGAGGACTTCAAGACGCAGCACGCGTCTGGCAAGTTCGGTGAGGGCTATGAGGAGCTCACGACTGGTCTTGACCAGGCGATCGAGGGCATCTCTGACATGGGTGAGGCGCTGCGCGGCATGATGCAGGCCATCCAGTCGCTCGACGAGCAGCTCGCCGGCAGCTGA
- a CDS encoding FtsK/SpoIIIE domain-containing protein, which translates to MKVKLTLHRPTAEATDVVITADSTATVDDVARQIALADPDRSIPFVEGDTLSLAVAPPTEQQLVELQPDALITEAPIGSGFHARVVNLGAAGARKGGPAGSAVEAVAVLRAIGGPLAGQEFQLGRGHASIGRDAGNDIVLADQLVSKRHARIEVGTHIEVVDLNSANGVLVDGGLVSRLRVVPGTVFTIGDTELSVSFAGAFDASGPDPVLERGGALMFNRSPRVEARYPGTDFDGPRIPKEMIDRLFPWTMLIAPIILAGAMFAMTGRARSLLIAFMTPLMLMGNFINQKTQNGQKRKFEVQLFEKKYEELEEKLYREKPDEERIRNLEVPPVAEVFEHAMRLGPLLWTRRPEHWNFLSIRLGTCRAESRNTIKEEEGQEGLPEYLERVDRLRERYKHVDDVPIVESFSSVGSIGIAGPKSLTADALRGLAVQLYGLHAPNEVVTVAICDGEWTDELEWMKWLPHTTSETSPFKEMPLADSATAGTVLLNALEELVLGRSKATAPERKTPFDDDWTPMHYGSDVERAAKDTVQSIQTSVVLIVTNDAPVDRPRLTQILERGAAVGVYGVFVAPTVESLPAVCRSFVDVTTGLEHARVGTVRSGDDYEDVRVEGVSNEYMQMFAKRLAPVVDASIVINDSSDIPDSVMFLSLVGSEIADEPNAVIDRWRQNNTILDRSGGEKPRLKKSGNLRAIMGQGATDAMTLDLRTQGPHALVGGTTGAGKSEFLQAWVLGMATAHSPDRVTFLFVDYKGGSAFADCVELPHCVGLVTDLSPHLVRRALTSLRAELHHREHLFNRKKAKDLLELEKRQDPETPPALVLVIDEFAALAGEVPEFVDGVVDIAQRGRSLGIHLIMATQRPAGVIKDNLRANTNLRVALRMADESDSKDVVDDPIAGSFPPSIPGRGIAKTGPGRLVPFQSAYAGGWTTDEVKVADVKVAELRFGSVQRWEPEAAPESDSHDEDLGPNDQKRIVKTLIDATKRADIPAPRRPWLDDLETTVDLRDLPLDGDGKIVLGKADVPERQRQDALYFHPDRDGSMLVYGTSGSGKSTLLKTIGTAAGMRPELSRAEVYGLDFASGALKSLEVLPHVGSIISGDDAERVQRLLRSLGRELDRRGKAFSEANAANLTEYRELVEPNATRIFLLLDNFPQFKADWEVTSARSPFYQVFMRILGEGRPLGIHAIATADRSGAVPTAVSSNISRRVVLRLSDESGYMLVGAPKDVLNDQSAPGRAVVDGLEMQVAVLGGTPNVAQQSKLMGQLADSLREQGARDVEEIGALPTGLTLEQLPDRVDDFPVLGVAEDTLAARDFDPIGTFIVAGPPGAGKTNVLKALVIAMERFDPEVKLFHFAGRRSVLHDFRPWVRSVTKPDAAKELATELTEIVADETIPGRIMIVIENVPQFADSDAERALKALFQAINRSDHLLVGDADVTQVTGGYGFIGDFKAGRKGIILKPDAYDGDSVFKVPFPKVKRADFPVGRGIFVQNGRAVTVQLPIVPESAARPPAPVPEPQPQASDPGEHAADVSTQETASAPALE; encoded by the coding sequence ATGAAGGTCAAGCTCACGCTCCACCGGCCGACGGCCGAGGCGACGGATGTCGTCATCACCGCCGACTCCACCGCGACCGTCGACGACGTCGCGCGCCAGATCGCGCTCGCAGATCCCGATCGGTCGATCCCGTTCGTCGAGGGCGACACGCTCTCGCTCGCGGTCGCGCCACCCACCGAGCAGCAGCTGGTCGAGCTGCAGCCGGATGCGCTCATCACCGAGGCGCCGATCGGCTCGGGCTTCCACGCTCGGGTCGTGAACCTCGGGGCGGCCGGCGCCCGCAAGGGCGGGCCTGCCGGCTCTGCGGTCGAGGCCGTCGCCGTGCTGCGCGCGATCGGTGGCCCGCTCGCCGGGCAGGAGTTCCAGCTCGGCCGCGGCCATGCCTCGATCGGCCGCGACGCCGGCAACGACATCGTGCTGGCCGACCAGCTGGTCTCGAAGCGTCACGCGCGCATCGAGGTCGGCACGCACATCGAGGTCGTCGACCTCAACTCTGCGAACGGGGTGCTCGTCGACGGCGGACTCGTGTCGCGCCTGCGCGTCGTGCCCGGCACGGTCTTCACGATCGGTGACACCGAGCTGTCGGTCTCGTTCGCGGGCGCCTTCGACGCATCCGGACCCGACCCTGTGCTCGAGCGCGGCGGGGCGCTCATGTTCAATCGCTCGCCGCGCGTGGAGGCCCGCTACCCGGGCACCGACTTCGACGGGCCGCGCATCCCGAAGGAGATGATCGACCGGCTCTTCCCCTGGACGATGCTGATCGCGCCGATCATCCTCGCCGGCGCGATGTTCGCCATGACCGGTCGCGCGCGCTCCTTGCTGATCGCCTTCATGACGCCGCTCATGCTGATGGGCAACTTCATCAACCAGAAGACCCAGAACGGCCAGAAGCGCAAGTTCGAGGTGCAGCTGTTCGAGAAGAAGTACGAGGAGCTCGAGGAGAAGCTCTACCGCGAGAAGCCCGACGAGGAGCGCATCCGCAACCTCGAGGTGCCGCCGGTCGCCGAGGTCTTCGAGCATGCCATGCGGCTCGGGCCGCTGCTCTGGACCCGCAGGCCGGAGCACTGGAACTTCCTGTCGATACGACTGGGCACCTGCCGTGCCGAGTCGCGCAACACCATCAAGGAGGAGGAGGGCCAGGAGGGCCTGCCCGAGTACCTCGAACGGGTCGACCGGCTGCGCGAGCGCTACAAGCACGTCGACGACGTGCCGATCGTCGAGTCGTTCTCCTCGGTCGGCTCGATCGGCATCGCAGGCCCGAAGTCGCTGACGGCGGATGCCCTGCGCGGCCTGGCCGTGCAGCTCTACGGCCTGCACGCGCCCAATGAGGTCGTGACGGTCGCGATCTGCGACGGCGAGTGGACCGACGAGCTCGAGTGGATGAAGTGGCTGCCCCACACCACGAGCGAGACGAGCCCCTTCAAGGAGATGCCGCTGGCCGACTCGGCGACCGCTGGCACCGTGCTGCTGAACGCGCTCGAGGAGCTCGTGCTGGGCCGCTCGAAGGCGACGGCACCGGAGCGCAAGACGCCCTTCGACGACGACTGGACGCCGATGCACTACGGCTCCGACGTCGAGCGCGCGGCGAAGGACACGGTGCAGTCGATCCAGACCTCCGTCGTGCTGATCGTCACCAACGACGCGCCCGTCGACCGCCCGCGCCTCACGCAGATCCTGGAGCGGGGCGCGGCCGTGGGTGTCTACGGCGTCTTCGTCGCGCCGACGGTCGAGTCGCTGCCGGCCGTGTGCCGCAGCTTCGTCGACGTGACGACGGGCCTCGAGCACGCGCGCGTCGGCACGGTGCGCTCCGGCGACGACTACGAGGACGTGCGCGTCGAGGGCGTCTCGAACGAGTACATGCAGATGTTCGCGAAGCGGCTCGCGCCCGTCGTCGACGCGAGCATCGTCATCAACGACTCCTCCGACATCCCCGACAGCGTCATGTTCCTCTCGCTCGTCGGCTCGGAGATCGCCGATGAGCCCAACGCGGTCATCGACCGCTGGCGGCAGAACAACACGATCCTCGACCGCTCCGGCGGTGAGAAGCCGCGGCTGAAGAAGTCTGGCAACCTGCGCGCCATCATGGGCCAGGGCGCCACCGACGCCATGACGCTCGACCTGCGCACGCAGGGCCCGCACGCGCTCGTCGGCGGCACCACCGGCGCCGGCAAGTCGGAGTTCCTGCAGGCCTGGGTGCTCGGCATGGCGACGGCGCACAGCCCCGATCGCGTGACGTTCCTGTTCGTCGACTACAAGGGCGGCTCCGCCTTCGCCGACTGCGTCGAGCTGCCGCACTGCGTCGGGCTCGTGACCGACCTGAGCCCGCACCTCGTGCGCCGCGCGCTGACGAGCCTGCGAGCAGAGCTGCACCACCGGGAGCACCTCTTCAACCGCAAGAAGGCGAAGGACCTGCTCGAGCTCGAGAAGCGTCAGGATCCCGAGACGCCGCCCGCGCTCGTGCTCGTGATCGACGAGTTCGCGGCGCTCGCGGGCGAGGTGCCCGAGTTCGTCGACGGCGTCGTCGACATCGCCCAGCGCGGTCGCTCGCTCGGCATCCACCTGATCATGGCGACGCAGCGCCCCGCGGGCGTCATCAAGGACAACCTGCGTGCCAACACCAACCTGCGCGTCGCGCTGCGCATGGCCGACGAGTCGGACTCGAAGGACGTCGTCGACGATCCCATCGCCGGCTCGTTCCCGCCATCGATCCCGGGGCGCGGCATCGCCAAGACCGGCCCCGGTCGACTTGTCCCGTTCCAGTCGGCCTACGCGGGCGGCTGGACGACCGACGAGGTGAAGGTCGCCGACGTCAAGGTGGCGGAGCTGCGCTTCGGCTCGGTGCAGCGATGGGAGCCGGAGGCGGCACCGGAGTCCGACTCGCACGACGAGGATCTGGGCCCCAACGACCAGAAGCGCATCGTCAAGACGCTCATCGACGCCACGAAGCGCGCAGACATCCCCGCACCGCGCCGGCCGTGGCTCGACGACCTGGAGACGACCGTCGACCTGCGCGACCTGCCGCTCGACGGCGACGGCAAGATCGTGCTCGGCAAGGCCGACGTGCCGGAGCGGCAGCGGCAGGACGCGCTGTACTTCCACCCGGATCGCGACGGCTCGATGCTCGTCTACGGCACCTCCGGCTCCGGCAAGTCGACGCTGCTGAAGACCATCGGCACGGCGGCGGGCATGCGCCCGGAGCTCAGCAGGGCAGAGGTCTACGGCCTCGACTTCGCCTCCGGTGCGCTCAAGTCGCTCGAGGTGCTGCCGCACGTCGGCTCGATCATCTCCGGCGACGACGCGGAGCGCGTCCAGCGGCTGCTGCGCTCGCTCGGCAGAGAGCTCGACCGACGTGGCAAGGCCTTCTCCGAGGCGAACGCGGCGAACCTCACGGAGTACCGCGAGCTCGTCGAGCCGAACGCGACGCGCATCTTCCTGCTGCTCGACAACTTCCCGCAGTTCAAGGCCGACTGGGAGGTGACGAGCGCCCGCTCGCCCTTCTACCAGGTGTTCATGCGCATCCTCGGCGAGGGCCGCCCGCTGGGCATCCACGCGATCGCGACGGCCGACCGCTCCGGCGCCGTGCCGACCGCCGTCTCGTCGAACATCTCGCGCCGCGTCGTGCTGCGCCTCTCTGACGAGTCGGGCTACATGCTCGTGGGCGCACCGAAGGACGTGCTGAACGACCAGTCCGCGCCCGGGCGCGCGGTGGTCGACGGCCTCGAGATGCAGGTGGCGGTGCTCGGTGGCACGCCGAACGTCGCGCAGCAGTCGAAGCTCATGGGGCAGCTCGCCGACTCGCTGCGCGAGCAGGGCGCGCGCGACGTCGAGGAGATCGGGGCGCTGCCGACCGGCCTCACGCTCGAGCAGCTGCCGGATCGCGTCGACGACTTCCCCGTGCTCGGTGTCGCCGAGGACACCCTCGCCGCACGCGACTTCGACCCGATCGGCACGTTCATCGTCGCCGGCCCGCCGGGAGCAGGCAAGACGAACGTGCTGAAGGCGCTCGTCATCGCGATGGAGCGCTTCGACCCGGAGGTCAAGCTCTTCCACTTCGCTGGCCGCCGCTCCGTGCTGCACGACTTCCGCCCGTGGGTGCGCAGCGTCACGAAGCCGGATGCCGCGAAGGAGCTGGCGACCGAGCTCACCGAGATCGTGGCCGACGAGACGATCCCCGGTCGCATCATGATCGTGATCGAGAACGTGCCGCAGTTCGCCGACTCCGACGCCGAGCGCGCGCTCAAGGCCCTCTTCCAGGCGATCAACCGCAGCGACCATCTGCTGGTCGGCGACGCCGACGTCACGCAGGTCACCGGCGGCTACGGCTTCATCGGCGACTTCAAGGCGGGCCGCAAGGGCATCATCCTCAAGCCCGACGCCTACGACGGCGACTCGGTCTTCAAGGTGCCCTTCCCCAAGGTCAAGCGCGCCGACTTCCCCGTCGGCCGCGGCATCTTCGTGCAGAACGGCCGTGCCGTCACGGTGCAGCTGCCGATCGTGCCCGAGAGCGCCGCCCGCCCGCCCGCACCCGTGCCGGAGCCGCAGCCGCAGGCATCCGACCCCGGCGAGCACGCGGCGGATGTGTCGACACAGGAGACCGCGTCGGCCCCGGCGCTAGAGTGA
- a CDS encoding WXG100 family type VII secretion target, with protein sequence MSDFGASYSEMESVAGKLDTGKEDISGVLKDLKSQVDTLLGEDFKTQHASGKFGEGYEELTTGLDQAIEGISDMGEALRGMMQAIQSLDEQLAGS encoded by the coding sequence ATGAGCGACTTCGGAGCTTCTTATTCTGAGATGGAGTCCGTGGCGGGCAAGCTCGACACGGGCAAGGAGGACATCTCGGGTGTGCTCAAGGACCTGAAGAGCCAGGTCGACACGCTGCTGGGTGAGGACTTCAAGACGCAGCACGCGTCTGGCAAGTTCGGTGAGGGCTATGAGGAGCTCACGACTGGTCTTGACCAGGCGATCGAGGGCATCTCTGACATGGGTGAGGCGCTGCGCGGCATGATGCAGGCCATCCAGTCGCTCGACGAGCAGCTCGCCGGCAGCTGA
- the rpsL gene encoding 30S ribosomal protein S12, producing the protein MPTIQQLVRKGRTPKVSKTKAPALKANPQQRGVCTRVYTTTPKKPNSALRKVARVKLSNGTEVTAYIPGEGHNLQEHSMVLVRGGRVKDLPGVRYKIVRGALDTQAVKNRKQARSRYGAKMEKK; encoded by the coding sequence GTGCCCACAATCCAGCAGCTGGTCCGCAAGGGCCGGACGCCGAAGGTCTCCAAGACCAAGGCGCCCGCCCTGAAGGCGAACCCCCAGCAGCGCGGCGTCTGCACCCGCGTCTACACCACCACGCCCAAGAAGCCGAACTCCGCGCTCCGCAAGGTCGCACGCGTCAAGCTCTCGAACGGCACCGAGGTCACGGCCTACATCCCCGGTGAGGGCCACAACCTCCAGGAGCACTCGATGGTGCTCGTCCGCGGCGGTCGTGTGAAGGACCTCCCCGGTGTGCGCTACAAGATCGTGCGTGGCGCGCTCGACACCCAGGCCGTGAAGAACCGCAAGCAGGCTCGCAGCCGCTACGGCGCGAAGATGGAGAAGAAGTAA
- a CDS encoding protein kinase translates to MSPKRAPSAPPELPGYDYVSLLGSGGFADVFLYQQLLPSRKVAVKVLLPDAVNRELIENFRHEANVMAQLSTHPSIVTIYGAAVAPDGRPFLAMEYCPRPNLGVRYRRDRFSVPEVLSLGVQIAGAVETAHRANILHRDIKPANILVTAYNRPALTDFGIATSAGGADDTSGMSIPWSPPEAFLEPPRSTPASDVFSLAATLFTLLAGRTPFELPGGSNTSVDLIDRIQRGDIAPLARHDVPQRLEAVLASAMDPQPSRRHQSAVAFGRALQQVEAEMALPVTPLDVLDDSLDAEVVDEEDGGATRIRGIVSIDPHAGEAPQFAPPGQQGAVSDATIRRTPVAAAPQGAAPVAQAEQAPPRSRRKTVFAIVGGALVALLGFGIVWLALSAGNRSQPQADPSQTVAPPPAAQRPSAPINVEGTVVDETVQFTWTNAQPQEGDSFQYRYERSDADPVTAQTATPEVTLERDSDGESCILVRLVRDDGRSSNDTRGCVNG, encoded by the coding sequence GTGAGCCCCAAGCGCGCCCCTTCTGCACCGCCGGAGCTGCCCGGCTATGACTACGTCTCGCTGCTGGGCTCAGGCGGCTTCGCCGACGTGTTCCTCTATCAGCAGCTGCTGCCCTCGCGGAAGGTCGCGGTCAAGGTGCTGCTGCCGGATGCGGTCAACCGGGAGCTGATCGAGAACTTCCGGCACGAGGCCAACGTGATGGCCCAGCTCTCGACGCACCCGTCGATCGTGACGATCTACGGCGCCGCCGTCGCGCCGGACGGCCGCCCCTTCCTGGCGATGGAGTACTGCCCGCGGCCCAACCTGGGCGTGCGCTACCGCCGCGACCGCTTCTCGGTGCCGGAGGTGCTCTCGCTCGGCGTGCAGATCGCGGGCGCTGTCGAGACCGCGCACCGCGCCAACATCCTGCACCGCGACATCAAGCCCGCCAACATCCTCGTCACCGCATACAACCGGCCGGCGCTGACCGACTTCGGCATCGCGACGAGCGCCGGCGGCGCCGACGACACGAGCGGCATGTCGATCCCGTGGTCGCCACCAGAGGCGTTCCTGGAACCGCCCAGGTCGACCCCGGCATCCGACGTCTTCTCGCTCGCGGCGACGCTGTTCACGCTGCTCGCCGGCAGGACGCCGTTCGAGCTGCCGGGCGGCAGCAACACGAGCGTCGATCTCATCGACCGCATCCAGCGCGGCGACATCGCGCCGCTCGCCAGGCACGATGTGCCGCAGCGGCTCGAGGCGGTGCTGGCCTCCGCGATGGACCCGCAGCCCTCGCGCCGCCACCAGAGCGCGGTGGCATTCGGTCGCGCGCTGCAGCAGGTCGAGGCCGAGATGGCGCTGCCTGTCACGCCGCTCGACGTGCTCGACGACTCGCTCGACGCCGAGGTGGTCGATGAAGAGGATGGCGGCGCGACCCGCATCCGCGGCATCGTCTCGATCGACCCGCACGCAGGCGAGGCACCGCAGTTCGCGCCGCCGGGTCAGCAGGGCGCGGTCTCGGATGCGACGATCCGCAGGACCCCGGTGGCTGCGGCCCCGCAGGGCGCAGCGCCCGTCGCGCAGGCGGAGCAGGCGCCGCCGCGATCGCGCCGGAAGACGGTGTTCGCGATCGTCGGCGGCGCCCTCGTGGCGCTCCTCGGCTTCGGCATCGTGTGGCTCGCGCTCTCGGCGGGCAACCGGTCGCAGCCGCAGGCCGATCCGAGCCAGACGGTGGCTCCGCCCCCTGCGGCGCAGCGACCGAGCGCCCCGATCAACGTCGAGGGCACGGTCGTCGACGAGACGGTGCAGTTCACCTGGACCAACGCGCAGCCGCAGGAGGGCGACAGCTTCCAATACCGCTACGAGCGCAGCGACGCCGACCCCGTCACGGCGCAGACCGCCACGCCCGAGGTGACCCTCGAGCGAGACTCCGATGGGGAGTCGTGCATCCTGGTGCGACTGGTCCGCGACGACGGCAGGTCGTCGAACGACACTCGGGGGTGCGTCAATGGCTGA
- the rpsG gene encoding 30S ribosomal protein S7 — protein sequence MPRKGPAPKRPVVADPVYGAPIVSQLVNKILLDGKKGLAERIVYGALAGVGTKSDQDAVAVLKKGLDNIRPTLEVKSRRVGGSTYQVPVEVKPHRANTLALRWLVSYAKARREKTMTERLMNEILDASNGLGAAVKRREDTHKMAESNKAFAHYRW from the coding sequence ATGCCTCGCAAGGGACCCGCACCCAAGCGCCCGGTGGTTGCTGACCCCGTCTACGGCGCACCGATCGTCTCGCAGCTCGTCAACAAGATCCTCCTTGACGGCAAGAAGGGCCTCGCTGAGCGCATCGTCTACGGCGCGCTCGCCGGCGTCGGCACCAAGTCCGACCAGGACGCTGTTGCCGTGCTCAAGAAGGGCCTCGACAACATCCGCCCGACCCTCGAGGTCAAGTCGCGCCGCGTCGGTGGCTCGACCTACCAGGTGCCCGTCGAGGTCAAGCCGCACCGCGCGAACACGCTCGCGCTGCGCTGGCTCGTCTCCTACGCCAAGGCGCGTCGCGAGAAGACCATGACCGAGCGCCTCATGAACGAGATCCTCGACGCCTCCAACGGCCTCGGCGCCGCTGTGAAGCGCCGTGAGGACACGCACAAGATGGCCGAGTCGAACAAGGCCTTCGCGCACTACCGCTGGTGA
- the fusA gene encoding elongation factor G — translation MAQDALTDLNKVRNIGIMAHIDAGKTTTTERILFYTGVNHKIGETHDGASTTDWMEQEQERGITITSAAVTCFWDNNQINIIDTPGHVDFTVEVERSLRVLDGAVAVFDGKEGVEPQSETVWRQADKYDVPRICFVNKMDKMGADFYYTVDTIVSRLGARPLVIQLPIGFESGFEGIVDLVEMNAKTWRGDSKGDVKMGAEYAIEEIPEDLKEKAAEYRAALLETVAETDDALMEKYFEGAELTVAEIKAAIRKLTVASEIYPVLCGSAFKNRGVQPMLDAVVDYLPTPLDVPAIPGHDVRDEEKIIERHADRDEPFAALAFKVAVHPFFGRLTYVRVYSGHVDSGAAVANSTKGKKERIGKIFQMHANKEIPVDSMSAGHIYAVIGLKDTTTGDTLSDPANQVVLESMTFPEPVIEVAIEPKTKADQEKLGTAIQKLAEEDPTFRTENNPETGQTVIKGMGELHLDILVDRMKREFHVEANVGKPQVAYRETIKGTIEKYDYTHKKQTGGSGQFAKVQIKLEPMEVTSESTYEFVNATSGGRVPREYIPSVDAGMQDAMQVGVLAGFPTVGVKATLLDGAAHDVDSSEMAFKIAGSMAYKEAARKAQPILLEPLMAVEVRTPEEYMGEVIGDLNSRRGQIQSMEDAQGVKVIKANVPLSEMFGYVGDLRSKTSGRAVYSMEFSSYAEVPKAVSDEIVQKSKGE, via the coding sequence GTGGCACAGGACGCACTCACCGACCTGAACAAGGTCCGCAACATCGGCATCATGGCGCACATCGATGCTGGCAAGACCACCACGACCGAGCGCATCCTGTTCTACACGGGCGTCAACCACAAGATCGGCGAGACCCACGACGGCGCCTCGACGACGGACTGGATGGAGCAGGAGCAGGAGCGTGGCATCACGATCACGTCTGCTGCCGTGACCTGCTTCTGGGACAACAACCAGATCAACATCATCGACACCCCCGGCCACGTCGACTTCACGGTCGAGGTCGAGCGCTCGCTGCGCGTGCTCGATGGCGCGGTCGCCGTCTTCGACGGCAAGGAGGGCGTCGAGCCCCAGTCCGAGACCGTCTGGCGTCAGGCCGACAAGTACGACGTGCCCCGCATCTGCTTCGTCAACAAGATGGACAAGATGGGTGCCGACTTCTACTACACGGTCGACACGATCGTGAGCCGCCTCGGCGCTCGTCCGCTCGTCATCCAGCTGCCCATCGGCTTCGAGTCGGGCTTCGAGGGCATCGTCGACCTGGTCGAGATGAACGCGAAGACCTGGCGTGGAGACTCCAAGGGTGACGTCAAGATGGGCGCTGAGTACGCCATCGAGGAGATCCCCGAGGACCTCAAGGAGAAGGCTGCCGAGTACCGCGCAGCATTGCTCGAGACGGTCGCCGAGACCGACGACGCGCTGATGGAGAAGTACTTCGAGGGCGCGGAGCTCACGGTCGCAGAGATCAAGGCCGCGATCCGCAAGCTCACCGTCGCCTCCGAGATCTACCCCGTGCTCTGCGGCTCCGCGTTCAAGAACCGCGGTGTGCAGCCGATGCTCGACGCGGTCGTGGACTACCTGCCGACGCCGCTCGACGTGCCCGCCATCCCCGGCCACGACGTGCGCGATGAAGAGAAGATCATCGAGCGCCACGCAGACCGCGACGAGCCGTTCGCGGCGCTCGCGTTCAAGGTTGCGGTGCACCCCTTCTTCGGCCGCCTCACCTACGTGCGCGTCTACTCGGGCCACGTCGACTCGGGTGCCGCGGTGGCGAACTCCACCAAGGGCAAGAAGGAGCGCATCGGGAAGATCTTCCAGATGCACGCCAACAAGGAGATCCCGGTCGACTCGATGTCGGCGGGCCACATCTACGCGGTGATCGGCCTCAAGGACACGACCACCGGCGACACGCTGAGCGACCCGGCCAACCAGGTCGTCCTCGAGTCGATGACGTTCCCGGAGCCGGTGATCGAGGTCGCCATCGAGCCCAAGACGAAGGCTGACCAGGAGAAGCTCGGCACGGCCATCCAGAAGCTGGCCGAGGAGGACCCGACCTTCCGCACCGAGAACAACCCCGAGACCGGTCAGACGGTCATCAAGGGCATGGGCGAGCTCCACCTCGACATCCTGGTCGACCGCATGAAGCGCGAGTTCCACGTCGAGGCGAACGTCGGCAAGCCCCAGGTCGCGTACCGCGAGACCATCAAGGGCACCATCGAGAAGTACGACTACACCCACAAGAAGCAGACCGGTGGCTCCGGTCAGTTCGCCAAGGTGCAGATCAAGCTCGAGCCGATGGAGGTCACGTCCGAGAGCACCTACGAGTTCGTGAACGCGACGAGCGGTGGCCGCGTGCCCCGCGAGTACATCCCCTCGGTCGATGCCGGCATGCAGGATGCGATGCAGGTCGGCGTGCTCGCCGGCTTCCCGACGGTCGGCGTCAAGGCGACGCTGCTCGACGGCGCTGCGCACGACGTCGACTCCTCGGAGATGGCGTTCAAGATCGCCGGCTCGATGGCCTACAAGGAGGCGGCCCGCAAGGCGCAGCCGATCCTGCTCGAGCCGCTCATGGCGGTCGAGGTGCGCACGCCCGAGGAGTACATGGGCGAGGTCATCGGCGATCTGAACTCGCGACGCGGGCAGATCCAGTCGATGGAGGACGCGCAGGGCGTGAAGGTCATCAAGGCCAACGTGCCGCTGTCGGAGATGTTCGGCTACGTCGGAGACCTGCGGTCGAAGACGTCCGGCCGTGCCGTCTACTCGATGGAGTTCTCGAGCTACGCCGAGGTGCCGAAGGCCGTCTCGGACGAGATCGTCCAGAAGAGCAAGGGCGAGTGA
- the tuf gene encoding elongation factor Tu, which yields MAKAKFERTKPHVNIGTIGHVDHGKTTLSAAISKVLADKYPSATNVQRDFASIDSAPEERQRGITINISHIEYETPKRHYAHVDAPGHADYIKNMITGAAQMDGAILVVAATDGPMAQTREHVLLAKQVGVPYLMVALNKSDMVDDEEILELVELEVRELLSSQDFDGDNAPVVRVSALKALEGEEKWVDAVLELMQAADDNIPDPVRDRDKPFLMPIEDVFTITGRGTVVTGRAERGTLAINSEVEIVGIRATQKTTVTGIEMFHKQLDEAWAGENCGLLLRGTKREDVERGQVVVKPGSVTPHTNFEGTAYILAKDEGGRHNPFFTNYRPQFYFRTTDVTGVISLPEGTEMVMPGDTTDMTVELIQPIAMEEGLGFAIREGGRTVGAGTVTKINK from the coding sequence GTGGCTAAGGCCAAGTTCGAGCGGACCAAGCCGCACGTCAACATCGGAACGATCGGTCACGTCGACCACGGCAAGACGACGCTGTCGGCTGCGATCTCGAAGGTCCTTGCTGACAAGTACCCGTCGGCGACCAACGTGCAGCGCGACTTCGCGTCGATCGACTCCGCTCCCGAGGAGCGCCAGCGCGGCATCACGATCAACATCTCGCACATCGAGTACGAGACGCCGAAGCGCCACTACGCGCACGTCGACGCCCCGGGTCACGCTGACTACATCAAGAACATGATCACGGGTGCTGCCCAGATGGACGGCGCAATCCTCGTGGTCGCCGCCACGGACGGCCCGATGGCACAGACCCGTGAGCACGTGCTGCTCGCCAAGCAGGTCGGTGTCCCCTACCTGATGGTCGCGCTCAACAAGTCCGACATGGTCGACGACGAGGAGATCCTCGAGCTCGTCGAGCTGGAGGTCCGCGAGCTGCTCTCGAGCCAGGACTTCGACGGCGACAACGCCCCGGTCGTCCGTGTCTCGGCGCTCAAGGCGCTCGAGGGCGAAGAGAAGTGGGTCGACGCCGTCCTGGAGCTCATGCAGGCCGCTGACGACAACATCCCGGACCCGGTCCGCGACCGCGACAAGCCGTTCCTCATGCCGATCGAGGACGTCTTCACGATCACCGGCCGTGGCACGGTCGTGACGGGCCGCGCCGAGCGCGGCACGCTCGCGATCAACTCCGAGGTCGAGATCGTCGGCATCCGCGCGACGCAGAAGACCACGGTCACGGGCATCGAGATGTTCCACAAGCAGCTCGACGAGGCATGGGCCGGCGAGAACTGCGGTCTGCTCCTCCGCGGCACCAAGCGCGAGGACGTCGAGCGCGGCCAGGTCGTCGTGAAGCCGGGCTCGGTCACGCCGCACACGAACTTCGAGGGCACGGCGTACATCCTCGCCAAGGACGAGGGTGGCCGCCACAACCCGTTCTTCACGAACTACCGCCCGCAGTTCTACTTCCGCACCACCGACGTCACCGGCGTCATCTCGCTGCCCGAGGGCACCGAGATGGTCATGCCTGGCGACACCACCGACATGACGGTCGAGCTGATCCAGCCGATCGCCATGGAGGAGGGCCTCGGCTTCGCCATCCGCGAGGGTGGCCGCACCGTCGGCGCTGGCACGGTCACGAAGATCAACAAGTAG